The genomic interval CAACAGTTTTGTGTCGACCGGCGCGATCGTGATCGACGGCGGCGCGATTGCCGCCGACAGCATCTTGCACGGCATCTATCCGAAGGCGGCGCGATCGCCGACCTCGCGCAACGTGGTGCGCGATATTTTCGGGGTGATGACCTGATCAGGTCAGCCGCTTGAACCCGGAGTGAGCGACGGGGCCGCGCAGCAGCTGCTTGACGGCCTTCTGGTCGACCGCGGTGCGCAGCTCCCGGAACACCTCGTTCACCGTTTCCAGATAGCGGTCGACATGGGCGTCGGTGTGCGACCACATCGCGTAGAACGAGCCGGTGGCGAGGATGCCGCGGTCCAGCATCATCTGCGTGAACAGCGTGCGCACCTCCTGCGCGGCGGGCAGGTCGAAGGCGAAATGGCCGAGCGGCGAGATACCGGAGACATGCAGCGGCATGCCGGTCGCCTGTGACGCCTCGGTCCAGCCCTTCTGGATGCGACTGCCGATCCGCATCAGGTGCCGGGCGACGTTCTGCTCGCGATGCTTGCGCAGGGTGGCAAGGGCTGCGACCGGGCCGACGCGCTCGGTCCATGCCGTCGAGCTCACGAAGGTCTCTTGGGCTGCGTCCATCACCGAGGCGCGGCCGACGATCGCGGCCATCGGAAAGCCGTTGGCGATGGCCTTGGCGAACACGGCCATGTCAGGGTCGACGCCGTAGGCGAGATGGGCGCCACCGGAATTGATGCGGAAGCCGGAGGTCACCTCGTCGAAGATCAGCGCGGCGCCGCAGCGGTCGGCGAGCGCGCGGATACCCTTGATGAAGGCCGGTTCGGGCTCGCTGGAGCGCACCGGCTCCATCACGATCGCGGCGAGCCGCTCGCCATGGGCGGCAACGATCGCCTCGATCTCGTCGAGCTTGTTGAAGTGGAACGGGTGCATCAGGCCGGCGAGACCGCGCGGCACGCCCTTGGTGTCGAGGCCCGGCAGCAGATGGCCGTCGAGCGCGGTGGTCTCGCCGAGATTGGCGCTGAGATACCAGTCGTGCCAGCCGTGATAGCCGCAGAACGCCACCATGTCGCGGCCGGTCGCCGCACGCGCGATGCGCACTGCGATCGCCATCGCCTCGCCGCCGGCGCGGCCGAAGCGCACCATGTCGGCCCAGGGATGCAGCTCGACCAGCAGTTCCGCGAGCTCGATGTCCTCGGCGCAGTTCAGGGTCGACATCGAGCCCATGTCGATCGCGGACTTCACCGCGGCATCGACGTCGGGATCGGCAAAGCCCAAAATGGTGGCGCCAATGCCGCAGTAGCTCATGTCGAGATAGGTCTTGCCGTCGAGGTCGACGACTTCGGCGCCCTTGGCCGATTTGAAATAGGTCGGCCACTGCTCCGGCAGGAACATTTCCGGCCGCTTTGAGAGCAATTGCGTCCCGCCGGGCATGACCTTGCGCGCGCGTCGGTAAAGCGTTTGGCCGGTGCTCGACATTGGATTCTCCTGCGCGGAAGGCAAGCGGTGGATACCGCAAGCCCTCCGGTCAGGCAAGGTGCCGGGGAGGAGGGCCTGCATGCTTGAAATCGGCGCACATCGCGCTTTAGCTCTTTGTTTGAGCATGATCTTTTCGGAAAACCGCTGCGCACTTTTCCGGATCATGCTTCAGCGGCGTGTCCTTGCCTGATCGACCTCGCTGACGACCTCGCGATAGCGGGAGAGAGCGACATCCTCGCGATATTTCTCGGCAACGCCGGCCGCACGAACGCCCTTGTCCATCGTGGCCTGCCGATCGCGCGCCGCCTCGCGAATCGCGCGCGCGAGCTCGGCGGGATTTTCCGGCGGGACCACCCATCCGATCGCCTCTTCGCCGAGCACGAGCGCGCCTTCCGAATTTGCCTCCGAGGTGACGGCGACCGGTCGGCCGACGGCGAGGATGTTGTAGAGGCGGCTCGGGATCGAGACGCCGGCAATATGCCGGCGATAGGGGATGACCCAGAGATCGGCGGCCGACAGGAATTCGACGAGTTCGTCTTCAGGCACTGGCTCGAGGATCGTGACGTTCTCGAGCCGGTCCTTGGCATAGAGATCGTTGAGCGCGCCCCAGCCCACGCCCCAGCCGGACAGGACGAAATGAATGTCCGTCTCGTTCCGCAGCAGGCGCGCCGCTTCGAAGACCGTTGCGGGGTCGTGGGTGAAGCCGAGATTGCCCGACAGGCCGACGATGAATCTGGCGGGATCCGGCGCGCGGAAGCGGCTGGCCGGATCAATCTTGCGATATCCGATCGGGATCAGCGCCCAGTTCGGAATGAAGTGAAGCTGGCTTGCCACGACGCCGCGATATTTTTCGATGAGCGGCGGTACGTCACGACCGATCACGATGATCGCGTCCAGA from Bradyrhizobium arachidis carries:
- a CDS encoding aminotransferase class III-fold pyridoxal phosphate-dependent enzyme, with product MSSTGQTLYRRARKVMPGGTQLLSKRPEMFLPEQWPTYFKSAKGAEVVDLDGKTYLDMSYCGIGATILGFADPDVDAAVKSAIDMGSMSTLNCAEDIELAELLVELHPWADMVRFGRAGGEAMAIAVRIARAATGRDMVAFCGYHGWHDWYLSANLGETTALDGHLLPGLDTKGVPRGLAGLMHPFHFNKLDEIEAIVAAHGERLAAIVMEPVRSSEPEPAFIKGIRALADRCGAALIFDEVTSGFRINSGGAHLAYGVDPDMAVFAKAIANGFPMAAIVGRASVMDAAQETFVSSTAWTERVGPVAALATLRKHREQNVARHLMRIGSRIQKGWTEASQATGMPLHVSGISPLGHFAFDLPAAQEVRTLFTQMMLDRGILATGSFYAMWSHTDAHVDRYLETVNEVFRELRTAVDQKAVKQLLRGPVAHSGFKRLT
- a CDS encoding glycosyltransferase family 4 protein; translation: MDTPAKLIIAAQFYPPDATTTAVYVGKIAESLARDRPVVVISATPGSRAATQPGKPEIVELKSWNPRKSALLQRAAAICLLAAQMFFSVLRQARSEDIVFCVTTPFTLPYTVLLAARLRGAKAMLLIYDLYPEALEAAGMVRSNSLAVRLIRFANTLLFRRLDAIIVIGRDVPPLIEKYRGVVASQLHFIPNWALIPIGYRKIDPASRFRAPDPARFIVGLSGNLGFTHDPATVFEAARLLRNETDIHFVLSGWGVGWGALNDLYAKDRLENVTILEPVPEDELVEFLSAADLWVIPYRRHIAGVSIPSRLYNILAVGRPVAVTSEANSEGALVLGEEAIGWVVPPENPAELARAIREAARDRQATMDKGVRAAGVAEKYREDVALSRYREVVSEVDQARTRR